The Parcubacteria group bacterium CG10_big_fil_rev_8_21_14_0_10_36_14 DNA segment ACTTGGGATTGCGGAACCGATCTGACTTCGCGCATGGAGATAACCTCTACCGGGTTTGCTCGTTCCATCGTCCTCATTTTTAAAGGCATATTAAAACCCAGTATCCAGCACGAAATTGAATATCATGACTCCGAAAGCAGGTATTTGCCAAAACAGAGAACAGTGATTTTGGGAGTAAGTGATGTTTATAAGACTTATTTTTATCAGCCACTCCACACACTGGTTCATATATTATCCTTGCGTACAAAAAAAATTCAAAGTGGAAACATAAATACTTACATTTTCTATATTTTTATTACGCTTCTAGTCGTGTTATTTGCCACATTATAAATTATGACAATTTTTATTTGGACAATTCAATTTATATTTATACCTGTAGTATCACCGCTCTGTGCCGGTATAATCAAAAAGATAAAAGCCAGGTTTCAGAATCGAGAGGGGGCCAGTATTTTTCAGCCCTATAAAGATTTATGGAAACTATTGCACAAAGATGAAGTAATAAGCCGTNNNNNNNNNNNNNNNNNNNNNAATAAGCCGTGATGCCTCGTGGATTTTTCATTCTGCTCCATTTATTATTTTTGCCGTAACTATTGTGGTAGGAGCGAATATTCCTCTCTTTGGACTTTTTTTCAATAATACTTTAACCGGAGATATGCTGATTATCGTGTATGCACTCTCTATCGGTACTTTCTTTTTGGCGTTAGCCGGTATGGATACGGGGAGTGCTTTCGGAGGATTCGGTTCCAGCCGAGAAATGACTCTTTCTGCTTTAGCGGAAGGTGGACTTATTTTTTCTCTTTTGACAGTGGCCTTAATCAGTGACACTACGAATTTATTTGCCATTTCCAGCTCTATATTTGGACAGGGTCAACATTTTTTTTCTGCGCTGTTGGCTTTTAGCGGATTTTTTATTGTGCTACTGGCTGAAACAGCAAGGTTTCCATATGACAATCCGGACACTCATTTGGAATTGACGATGATTCACGAAGCAATGATTTTAGAGTATTCCGGTAAAAGATTAGCCTTGATGGAATGGGCTTCCGCTAATAAGCTACTTATTTTCTTTGCTTTGGGAACAAATTTGTTTTTTCCTTTAGGTTTAGCGCAAAATGCATATACTGGCGCGATCGTTGCAGGCATTGCTATTTTTATGGTAAAGATACTTATTTTTTGTTTGGTTATTGCCTTGATTGAATCTAGTATGGCTAAGTTTCGTTTTTTCCGATTACCGGATCTTTTGTTAATCTCTTTTATTCTTAATGTGATAGCCCTCGGCATCATTCACTAAAATGAATATTCTAAACTTGCAATTTTTACTGGAGATAGTTTTTGGAACCATTATCTTTTTACATATTACAAAAAAGAATTTTGGAGCGACCCTGTCGTACAGTCTTCAATCATTGATGATTGCCATAATACTTTTCAATTCTTTTTTTGAAACAGGTAATACATCTTTACTCTTTATTACTCTGCTTATCTTTATTGTTAAAGTAATTTTAACGCCAATATTTTTTATTAAGTTAATTCGACAGCATGCATTAATGTTTTCTGTTAGCACTTATCTCAATACGCCATTAACCTTAATAATTATTGCCACCTTGACTTTTGTCGCCCATTCCCAAAAATTCGCGCCACTAACCGGTATTATTCCAGCCAACCAAGCCTTGTTATCACTGGCTCTGGCCTCAATATTCCTTTCACTGTTCTTAGTTATTAACCGTAAAGGCGCTTTATCGCAAATTATTGGAATTCTTTCTTTGGAGAATAATATTGTCGCCTTTACTATTTTTGCAGGTTTGGAACAATCACCTATGCTTCAACTTGGTATTATGTTTAATATTTTTATTTGGCTCATTATTGCTACCATATTTATATCTATGATTTATAGACACTTTGGAACGCTTAA contains these protein-coding regions:
- a CDS encoding formate hydrogenlyase, with the translated sequence MSRDASWIFHSAPFIIFAVTIVVGANIPLFGLFFNNTLTGDMLIIVYALSIGTFFLALAGMDTGSAFGGFGSSREMTLSALAEGGLIFSLLTVALISDTTNLFAISSSIFGQGQHFFSALLAFSGFFIVLLAETARFPYDNPDTHLELTMIHEAMILEYSGKRLALMEWASANKLLIFFALGTNLFFPLGLAQNAYTGAIVAGIAIFMVKILIFCLVIALIESSMAKFRFFRLPDLLLISFILNVIALGIIH